One Calypte anna isolate BGI_N300 unplaced genomic scaffold, bCalAnn1_v1.p scaffold_232_arrow_ctg1, whole genome shotgun sequence DNA window includes the following coding sequences:
- the LOC115600320 gene encoding olfactory receptor 14A16-like, with translation MSNSSSIRQFLLLAFADRRELQLLHFWLFLGIYLAALLGNGLIITTIACDHHLHTPMYFFLLNLSLLDLGSISTTLPKAMANSLWDNTDISYKGCAAQLFFFLFFITAEFYLLTIMSYDRYVAICKPLHYGTLLGSRACVHMAAAAWGTGFLTALLHTANTFSLPLCQGNALDQFFCEIPQILKLSCSHSYLREIWFSVVISLLAFGCFVFIVVSYVEIFRAVLRIPSEQGRHKAFSTCLPHLAVVSLFISTGIFAYLKPPSISSPSLDLVLSFLYSVVPPAVNPLIYSMRNQDLKSALCKLMTGLIHK, from the coding sequence atgtccaacagcagctccatcaggcagttcctcctcctggcatttgcagacaggcgggagctgcagctcttgcacttctggctcttcctgggcatctacctggctgccctcctgggcaacggcctcatcatcaccaccatcgcctgtgaccaccacctccacacccccatgtacttcttcctcctcaacctctccctcctcgacctgggatccatctccaccactctgcccaaagccatggccaattccctctgggacaacacagacatctcctacaagggatgtgctgcacagctcttcttctttttattcttcatcaCAGCagagttttatctcctgaccatcatgtcctacgaccgctacgtggccatctgcaaacccctgcactacgggaccctcctgggcagcagagcttgtgtccacatggcagcagctgcctggggcactgggtttctcactgctctgctgcacacagccaatacattttccctgcccctctgccagggcaatgccctggaccagttcttctgtgaaatcccccagatcctcaagctctcctgctcacactcctacctcagggaaatttggttttctgtggTCATTTCCCTCTTGGcgtttgggtgttttgttttcatcgtggtgtcctatgtggagatcttcagggctgtgctgaggatcccctctgagcagggaaggcacaaagccttttccacgtgcctccctcacctggccgtggtctccctgttcatcagcactggcatctttgcctacctgaagcccccctccatctcctccccatccctggacctggtgttgtcatttctgtactcagtggttcctccagcagtgaaccccctcatctacagcatgaggaaccaggaccTCAAGAGTGCTTTGTGTAAACTGATGACAGGATTGATTCATAAGTAA